The sequence AGGAGTACCGTCCGGAGACGGTGATCGGCGACTGGTTGCCGACGACGGTGGTGCCGGTGCTGGTCGGTGCGGACGCTGGACGCGAGGCAGCCAAGAGGGGTCCTTCCACGGGCCTGCGAACGTTGTGCGCTCCCCGTCCCACTCGGTCGTTCCCACGGCGACGACCGGCCATATGACAGTGGGCAGCGCAAAACAACAGGGTACCCATCCTGGGCGCACCTGTCCAGCCCTCGGCTCCGGGGGAGCCTGGGCCGCAGACCCCCGGGACCGACGACGACGCTGTCGAGCGGAGCTGGGAGTCGAGGACAACCGGTGATGAGGATGCTCCGCCGCGACCACCGCGTCAAGGCGACTCCCCGAGCTGTGGACGGCGACGTCACCCGCTCGGCCCCCGCCGAGCCCGCCGCCGAACGCGACAGGGGCGGCCGGACGCGTGTCCGGCCGCCCCTGCGGCGAGCTGCCCCGGTCAGACCGGGGCGGTGATCACTTGAGCTCGACGGTGGCGCCGGCGCCCTCGAGCTGCGCCTTCGCCTTCTCGGCGGTCTCCTTGTTGACCTTCTCGAGGACGGGCTTGGGGGCGCCGTCGACGAGGTCCTTGGCCTCCTTGAGGCCGAGGGAGGTCAGCGCGCGGACCTCCTTGATGACGCCGATCTTCTTGTCACCGGCGGCGGTGAGGACGACGTCGAACTCGTCCTTCTCCTCCTCGGCCGGGGCGGCAGCGCCGCCCGCAGCGCCACCGGCGGCCGCGACGGCCACGGGGGCCGCAGCGGTGACGTCGAAGGTCTCCTCGAACTGCTTCACGAACTCGGAGAGCTCGATCAGGGTCAGTTCCTTGAACGCGTCGATGAGCTCTTCGGTGCTGAGCTTCGCCATGGTGGCGGTCCTTCCTGTGCTGGGGTGATCCGCAGGTGTGCGCCTGCGGGCGGGTGGTGTGGTCGGAGCGAGGCTGCGCTGATCCGGGGATCAGGCGGCTTCGGCGCCGGCCTGCTTCTCCCGCAACGCTTCCACGGTGCGGACGGTCTTCGACAGCGGGGCCTGGAACAGGGCCGCGGCCTTGGACTGGGACGCCTTGAGCACACCGGCGACCTTGGCGAGGAGGACCTCGCGGCTCTCCAGGTCGGCCAGGGCGTTCACGTCGGCAGCGCTGATCGCGCGACCGTCGAGCACGCCGCTCTTGACGATCAGCTGGGGGTTGGACTTCGCGAAGTCACGCAGACCCTTGGCCGCCTCCACCGGGTCACCGGTGATGAAGGCGATCGCGGAGGGGCCGGACAGCTGCCCCTCGAAAGCCGTGACGCCGGCTTCCTTCGCAGCGATGCTGGTCAGCGTGTTCTTGAGGACCGCGTAGGTCGTGTCAGGACCCAGCGCCGTGCGCAGGTTGGTGATCTGCGCGACGGACAACCCCCGGTACTCGGTGAGCACGGCGGCGTTGGACGCCTTGAACAGAGCCGTGATCTCCTTCACGGCCGCGATGTTCCTGGGCTTCGGCACGAGTGCCCTCCTTCCTTCGTCTCGGGGGAGGCCGGTCGGGCCCCGAACGCACGAAACGCCCCGGCGCAGGTGCGCGGGGCGTCGACAGCAGCCACGGAGGGCGGCGATCAGAGCTCTGGCTCACCTGCGCTGGTCGTCCGCGGTGCGGAACCTTCTGCCGCTCCCGAAGAGGAGTGGCGACCGGCGGTCTTCGGTACTGAACAAGCGTACACGCGTCGGCGGGCCCTCGACGCCACCGCAGCGCCCCGGGGACCGGGAGTCGTTGCGCCGCAACGCCGCAGGGGCGGGATCTCGTCCGAGATCCCGCCCCTGCGGTCAGTGCGCGCCCAGGTCAGGCGCTGGTGGCCTCGCCCGTCAGGTTGCGGGTGAGGGCCGGGTCCACCGGGATGCCGGGGCCCATCGTCGTCGTGATCGTGGCCTTCTTCAGGTAGCGACCCTTGGACGCCGACGGCTTCAGGCGCAGCACCTCGTCGAGGGCGGCGGCGTAGTTCTCGACGAGCTGGTCGTCGGCGAACGAGGCCTTGCCGATGATGAAGTGCAGGTTGGCGTGCTTGTCGGTGCGGAACTCGATCTTCCCGCCCTTGATCTCCGTGACGGCCTTGGCGACGTCCATGGTCACGGTGCCGGTCTTCGGGTTCGGCATCAGGCCGCGGGGGCCCAGCACCTTGCCCAGACGACCGACCTTGCCCATGAGGTCCGGCGTCGCGACCGCGGCGTCGAAGTCGAGGCGGCCCTTGGCCACCTCGTCGATGAGCTCGTCGCCACCGACGATGTCGGCGCCGGCGGCCTCGGCCTGCGCGGCGCGGTCACCGACGGCGAAGACCAGCACGCGGGCGGTCTTGCCGGTGCCGTGCGGCAGGTTGACGGTGCCGCGGACCATCTGGTCGGCCTTGCGGGGGTCGACGCCGAGGCGGAACGCGACCTCGACGGTCGCGTCGTACTTGACGGTCGACGTCTCGCGGGCCAGCTTGACGGCGTCCAGCGGGGCGTACAGCTCGTCGGTGTCGATCTTCTCGACGGCTGCGCGGTAGGCCTTGCTGCGCTTCACTTCAGCTCCTCCTGGTGGGAGTTCGTGGTCGGACGGGCCGCGCGGGCCCTGCCACTGGGTGGACCGGCCGAGCGGGAGCTCAGTCGGAGACGGTGATGCCCATGGAACGGGCGGTGCCGGCGATGATGCGCGCGGCCATGTCGACGTCCTTGGCGTTGAGGTCCTGGAGCTTCTGCTCCGCGATCTCGCGGACCTGCGCGGTGGTCAGGTTCGCGACCTTCTTCACGTGGGGCTCGCCGGAGCCCTTCTCCACGCCCGCAGCCTTCTTGATGAGCTCGGCGGCCGGCGGGGTCTTGGTGATGAAGGTGAACGAGCGGTCCTCGTAGACCGTGATCTCGACCGGGATGACGTTGCCGCGCTGGGACTCGGTCTGCGCGTTGTACGCCTTGCAGAACTCCATGATGTTCACGCCGTGCTGACCGAGCGCGGGGCCGATCGGCGGGGCCGGGGTCGCCTGGCCGGCCTTGATCTGGAGCTTGATGAGACCGGCGACCTTCTTCTTGGGGGGCATGCGCCATCCCTTTCGCTTCGACGTGAACGGCCCTTCGGTGCCCGCGGATCGGGCGACGAGTGGTTGGAGGCCGCCGTCCAGTCTACGGGCGCAGGGCGCAGGCCCGAAATCCAGGACGCAGCAACCCCCCGACCCGTTGCGGGTCAGGGGGTTGCGCGCGGAGCCCGAGGACTCAGATCTTGGCGACCTGGTTGAAGTTGAGCTCGACCGGGGTCTCGCGGCCGAAGATCGAGACCAGCACGGTGAGCTTCTGGCGGTCGGCGGAGATCTCCGAGATGGTCGCCGGGAGGGTCTCGAAGGGGCCCTCCATGACCGTGACGGACTCGCCGACCTCGAAGTCCACGACCCGGGCCGGGGCCGCCGTCGCGGTGCCGCCGGACGCGGTCTTCTCCCCCGCCTTGGCGGGCTTGGGCGCCAGCGTCGGGGCGAGCATCGAGAAGATCTCGTCCTGGGACAGCGGGACGGGCTGGTGCGTGTTGCCGACGAAGCCGGTGACGCCCGGGGTGTGCCGGACGGCGCCCCACGACTCGTCGGTCAGGTCCATGCGGACGAGGACGTAGCCGGGGATGCGGACGCGGCGGACGTTCTTGCGCTGCCCGTTCTTGACCTCGACGACCTCTTCCATGGGCACCTCGACCTGGAAGATGTAGTCCTCCATGTTGAGGGAGGTCATGCGGGTCTCGAGGTTGGTCTTCACGCGGTTCTCGTACCCGGCGTAGGAGTGGATGACGAACCACTCGCCGGGCAGGCGCCGCAGCTTCTTGCGGAACTCCTCGGTCTCGTCGACGTCGCCCTCACCGGGGTCGAGCGCCTCGTCGTCGCCGGCTGCCGCCCCGTCCTCGGGGGCGTCCTCGGCGGACCCGTCCTCCAGCGGAGCGTCGACGTCACCGGCCTCGTCCCCTTCGGGCGCGCCCAGGACGTCACCGACGGGAGCGTCGGGGGTGTCGGCAACCTGCTCGTCGGCAGCTTCGGCGTCGGCCTCCACGTCGGCGGCCACGTCCTCGGCGTCGTAGGACCGGGTCGCGACGAACGGGTCGTCCGACTGCTCGTCGTCCGAGGGACCCCACTGCTCCGACACGTGCTGACCTGCTTCCTTCGGGGTTCGGGATTCGGGCGCACCAGGCCGGTGCGCGCCGACGCTCGTCAGGACCCGAACACCAGCAGGATGAGCTTGCCGATGCCGTAGTCCAGCAAGGAGACGAAGAGCATCATGACCACGACGAAGACGAGGACGACTCCGGTGTAGCTGAGCAGCTCGCGCCGGCTCGGCCACACGACCTTGCGCAGCTCCTCCACGACCTGGCGCAGGAACAGCAGCAGGCCGGTGCGCTTCCTGGCCTCGGCGGGGTCCGCCACGGCCTTCGTCGTCTGGCTCACCTCGGCTGCCCCGCTCCTGTGTGCTCACCGTCTACGGACGTGCGCCGGGAGTCCCGGAGCACGGTGGTGCTCGCAGGGCAGGAGGGACTCGAACCCACAACCGCCGGTTTTGGAGACCGGTGCGCTACCAATTGCGCCACTGCCCTTCAGCGGATCCACGCTCCCCCGGGGGCGCGCGTCACCACAGCGGCACGGTGGCCGCCTCGACCACCATAGGTGACAGGTGGGGCGCGAGTCGAACCAGTCCCGCGCCGGGGGTGGGAGGATGGCCTCCGTGACCGCCACGACGAGTCCCAGGACCACCCGCAACCGCGTCTCCGCCCGCATCGCGGGGATCGCCGAGTCCGCCACCCTCGCGGTGGACGCCAAGGCGAAGGCCCTCAAGGCCGCCGGTCGTCCGGTCATCGGGTTCGGCGCCGGCGAGCCGGACTTCCCGACCCCGCAGGCCATCGTCGACGCGGCCGTCGCCGCCTGCCAGGACCCGGCCAACCACCGCTACACCCCGGCCGGCGGGCTGCCGGCCCTGAAGGAGGCCATCGCGGCGAAGACGCTGCGCGACAGCGGGTACGAGGTCTCCCCCGGCCAGGTCCTGGTCACCAACGGCGGCAAGCAGGCCGTCTACGAGGCGTTCGCCGCCCTCCTCGACCCGGGCGACGAGCTGCTGCTGCCCGCGCCGTTCTGGACCACCTACCCCGAGGCCGCGCGACTGGCCGGCGGGGTGGCCGTCGAGGTCTTCGCCGGGCTCGAGCAGGGCTACAAGGTCACCGTCGAGCAGCTGGAGGCCGCGCGCACCCCGCGCACCAAGGCCCTGCTGTTCAACTCCCCGTCCAACCCGACCGGGGCGGTCTACTCCCCCGAGGAGGTCCGCGCGATCGGGCGGTGGGCGCTGGAGCACGGCGTGTGGGTCGTCACCGACGAGATCTACGAGCACCTCGTCTACGACGGCGTGCGCGCGGCCCCCGTCGTCGCCGAGGTCCCCGAGCTGGCCGACACGACGATCGTCCTCAACGGGGTCGCCAAGACGTACGCCATGACGGGCTGGCGGGTGGGCTGGATGATCGCCCCCGCCGACGTCGTCGCGGGGGCGGCCAACCTGCAGTCGCACCTGACCTCGAACGTCTCCAACGTCTCCCAGCGCGCGGCGCTGCAGGCCCTGACGGGCGACCTGACCGCCGTGGCGCGGATGCGCGAGGCGTTCGACCGCCGCCGCC comes from Kineococcus rhizosphaerae and encodes:
- the secE gene encoding preprotein translocase subunit SecE, encoding MSQTTKAVADPAEARKRTGLLLFLRQVVEELRKVVWPSRRELLSYTGVVLVFVVVMMLFVSLLDYGIGKLILLVFGS
- the rplK gene encoding 50S ribosomal protein L11 — protein: MPPKKKVAGLIKLQIKAGQATPAPPIGPALGQHGVNIMEFCKAYNAQTESQRGNVIPVEITVYEDRSFTFITKTPPAAELIKKAAGVEKGSGEPHVKKVANLTTAQVREIAEQKLQDLNAKDVDMAARIIAGTARSMGITVSD
- the rplL gene encoding 50S ribosomal protein L7/L12 encodes the protein MAKLSTEELIDAFKELTLIELSEFVKQFEETFDVTAAAPVAVAAAGGAAGGAAAPAEEEKDEFDVVLTAAGDKKIGVIKEVRALTSLGLKEAKDLVDGAPKPVLEKVNKETAEKAKAQLEGAGATVELK
- the rplJ gene encoding 50S ribosomal protein L10, which translates into the protein MPKPRNIAAVKEITALFKASNAAVLTEYRGLSVAQITNLRTALGPDTTYAVLKNTLTSIAAKEAGVTAFEGQLSGPSAIAFITGDPVEAAKGLRDFAKSNPQLIVKSGVLDGRAISAADVNALADLESREVLLAKVAGVLKASQSKAAALFQAPLSKTVRTVEALREKQAGAEAA
- a CDS encoding pyridoxal phosphate-dependent aminotransferase, which translates into the protein MASVTATTSPRTTRNRVSARIAGIAESATLAVDAKAKALKAAGRPVIGFGAGEPDFPTPQAIVDAAVAACQDPANHRYTPAGGLPALKEAIAAKTLRDSGYEVSPGQVLVTNGGKQAVYEAFAALLDPGDELLLPAPFWTTYPEAARLAGGVAVEVFAGLEQGYKVTVEQLEAARTPRTKALLFNSPSNPTGAVYSPEEVRAIGRWALEHGVWVVTDEIYEHLVYDGVRAAPVVAEVPELADTTIVLNGVAKTYAMTGWRVGWMIAPADVVAGAANLQSHLTSNVSNVSQRAALQALTGDLTAVARMREAFDRRRRLMVSMLDAIDGVDCPLPQGAFYAYPSVEKLIGRTLRGREITDSATLAELILTEAEVAVVPGEAFGPSGFLRLSYALADADLVAGVERIQHLLAEVR
- the nusG gene encoding transcription termination/antitermination protein NusG, which translates into the protein MSEQWGPSDDEQSDDPFVATRSYDAEDVAADVEADAEAADEQVADTPDAPVGDVLGAPEGDEAGDVDAPLEDGSAEDAPEDGAAAGDDEALDPGEGDVDETEEFRKKLRRLPGEWFVIHSYAGYENRVKTNLETRMTSLNMEDYIFQVEVPMEEVVEVKNGQRKNVRRVRIPGYVLVRMDLTDESWGAVRHTPGVTGFVGNTHQPVPLSQDEIFSMLAPTLAPKPAKAGEKTASGGTATAAPARVVDFEVGESVTVMEGPFETLPATISEISADRQKLTVLVSIFGRETPVELNFNQVAKI
- the rplA gene encoding 50S ribosomal protein L1, which gives rise to MKRSKAYRAAVEKIDTDELYAPLDAVKLARETSTVKYDATVEVAFRLGVDPRKADQMVRGTVNLPHGTGKTARVLVFAVGDRAAQAEAAGADIVGGDELIDEVAKGRLDFDAAVATPDLMGKVGRLGKVLGPRGLMPNPKTGTVTMDVAKAVTEIKGGKIEFRTDKHANLHFIIGKASFADDQLVENYAAALDEVLRLKPSASKGRYLKKATITTTMGPGIPVDPALTRNLTGEATSA